Genomic window (Musa acuminata AAA Group cultivar baxijiao chromosome BXJ1-9, Cavendish_Baxijiao_AAA, whole genome shotgun sequence):
CGAAAAAAAATGGGGCAGAGAAAGCAAAAAAAGTCAGCCCACTTTTTGTAGCATCAACAATCTAATTTGTAAAATCGAATTGATTGAAGATCTTAGTTCTTGGTTTTTTTCAATCTAGCCATTCGCtcgatataataaataataataataataataatattattattattaataaaaaaataagtgaCAAAAACTAAATTGAAGCTCAGGACTTTACGATATACTATCGATGTTTTTACCGGCCAAACTAGTTGACACATTCGATCTAATAATTATTATCGAAACATAATtacttttattaatttattaatataaaaggTTAATGATATCATCACAAGCTATTTTGACTCATAAAATTTTGCAATCAGCAAGTTCttagtttgattttttttataaaaaaattcctTGATAGATCCAAATCCGAattggaaaaaaagaagaaaaaaaaatggtcaTCCCCATCCCGCAGGGGGGACAAAAAAGCTGGAGAACAAAATTTTGTTAGTGCTTGGGAACATGCTGGTTTAAATGGGGGTTGCTGGACCCATTACATGAAGGACAATAATGACATGCTTGTTTGAATGGAATTCATGGACCCATTCCAGATGTCCAAATTCCAAAGGACAATGTGCTGTCATCTGCATCCTCATCATTCATGTGATTGAAGGCTTAAACACTGATAGTTAATATGCGTTAGCACAAGAATTCAAGTGTACATCCCATTGTCATCCCCACGTCCAAATTATCCCTACCAACCACAACTAGAGGGCGGCCAAATGGAAGGTTGCCAAGTGTTTGATGTTTCTCTATGGTGGTGGTAGAGAATATATTAATCTCGATCATACACTGATACTATGATAAAAGTGCACATAAATCGAGGTGTGATATGGTACTTACTTGACTTGTTTGTCCGTAGCTTCGTGGAAAATAGATTCGAAGGCAAGTAAGTGATCACGCGACTGGGAACGTCTCGTCATCTTCTTCTCAAAGCATCCAccatctgctgctgctgttgctgctgctgctgccgccttaCAGGTTGATGGAGGAAGGCAAAGATACCAAGGTGTCGACAACCGTCATTTCCAAAGTGCCATCGACTCAGTACAGGGAGTACGAGAGCGAGGAAGAGCGTTTCCACCATGCTCTACTGGTTCGGAACCTTGCGTTCCTCTTCCTTTGTGTCACCCGTAGATTGCTCCAGTTAATGTGAGTCTCCTTTTACGTTGCTGACTCCAGGAGTTGAAGGACCTGCGCTCACAGCTCCACCATGCAGCGGATTACTGCGAGACTGCGTTTTCCAAGTCCGAGCACAAGAAAATGTGAGTTGTTTCCCCCTCTTTCTTTTCAGTCCACAGAAGAACCTTCTTTGGTGATGTTGTGTTGCGACATGAGTAGGATTTTGGAGGGTACAAAGAGCTATATATGTGAAGCCATGGTGGCAGTCGTCGACCATTTAGGAAATGTCTCCTCCAAGCTGGAGCAGAGTCCCCTTGCCAATGCCGTGGTTGTGCAGACAGAGCAAAGGATTGATTGCTTGAAGCAGGTCAGATTGTTCCCCCCTGGAAAACAAAACAGGAGGTCATCTTGTTAGTAGTAGTTGATCTATCTTCCTTGATGCGGTCATTTATGACGCAAGAGGATCTTTCTCGATTTGCTTAGCAGAGACAAAGAATTGGcttaaaacacacacacacacacacacacacttaaaAGAAACAGCCCAAACATCACAACAGTAGTAGTAGTCTAACACAGATGATACAATGATGTCATGCTTTTATAATTTCCTTGAGACTATGCAGTGTCGAAATTTTGTTTTTGCAGACACTTTTCTACTGTATTCTGTATGCCTTCTTCTTTTATGTCAAGAAATGTTATGTCTTTGAGGAAAATTTATGAAATACACATCTAATGGTCATCATGGCTACAGAGACTTCTCACCTGTCAACACTATGCTACAAGTCTCGAATTGTCTAGCATGCAACTAAGCATCAAGTTCCCTCGACAACACCAGCATTATGTTTCACCAGGTACCATCTTTTATCCTTGTTAGATGGATCccaaattctaacacttaaacacaggattttcaatatttttactatataccagaaaaaaaaaacattgttttATAGTATCATAATGGATAACAAAAGAAAAGTTCATTTACTTAAACTTACCGAAAAAAATGTTTTCTATTAAATAATTAAACAGCCTACTTTTGTTCATTGATTCGACACACACTCTTTATCTATTGATACTTCCTTTGGAACAGCGGCCCAGTGTATTGGGAAGTCAAGTGATGATCTCTCCAGGTTGTGTTTGTTTCCCTCCTCTTAGTTTATATTTCGTTAtacctttctttattttcttaagAGAAATTTGAGCACAGGGCCCAAGGTTCATCTCATTAGTATCGAACCTGGTGTGCTCTAAAcaatattttatcatgcatggCATCTAATTCAATATAGACAAACAGGACTGAGGGGACAAATTCTCAACCAGCTGAAGTTCCTATCACCAAAGACCATTCATCAGTGACGGAACATTTCTTGGGTTCCCAAGCTGGTACTCATTTCATGCCGGCAAGCAATGGAACGATTTCGGGTAAGTAAGCTATCTAGTGAAATATCAGGTCTGCTAGTTTCCCCATTTTAACCTCTAGGAAATGACTCGTTCACTTGTTTTGAAAATCTCGGTGACCTGAAAGCATGTTTTAGCTCCTGCACAAAATTTCTGATACTAGTTCCAGAGTTAATTGATTAATTTGCCACTCTAGCATAGAGTCAGACTACTAAGTTACCTACTTTTCCTAATAGCATTTGTTATATCATTAAAGTTAATTCCCTCCAAAGGTGTGACCTTAACGCACTTGATTATTTCTGACAGGAGTAGAGCTTGCTAAAGCAGTTCCAGTTCTAGAAGGACCATCCATGCTCTCAAAACCACGTAATTCTTCATTTAGTTGCAAGTCAGAGGTAATTCTATAAGCACCTTTATCAGTTCAATGGCTTCTCCTCAGAACGAGAACTAATATTTTCTAATTCATAAACTACAACTGGAAG
Coding sequences:
- the LOC135594211 gene encoding probable protein ABIL5, whose product is MEEGKDTKVSTTVISKVPSTQYREYESEEERFHHALLELKDLRSQLHHAADYCETAFSKSEHKKMILEGTKSYICEAMVAVVDHLGNVSSKLEQSPLANAVVVQTEQRIDCLKQRLLTCQHYATSLELSSMQLSIKFPRQHQHYVSPAAQCIGKSSDDLSRTEGTNSQPAEVPITKDHSSVTEHFLGSQAGTHFMPASNGTISGVELAKAVPVLEGPSMLSKPRNSSFSCKSEDLYMLEGVNQKKKPVQIDNFLSFLRFNKRKI